A portion of the Rhodanobacter sp. AS-Z3 genome contains these proteins:
- the fur gene encoding ferric iron uptake transcriptional regulator, giving the protein MEQETRELRRVGLKVTHPRMRILQIFDEDGVQHLSAEDVYKKLLAHQEDIGLATVYRVLTQFEAAGIIVKHNFEGGQAVYELDRGKHHDHMIDVDSGKVIEFVSEEIERLQHEIAAKHGYVIEDHNLVLYVRPKQRPHKG; this is encoded by the coding sequence ATGGAACAGGAAACCAGAGAGCTGCGCCGGGTTGGCCTCAAAGTGACACACCCGCGCATGCGCATCCTGCAAATCTTCGATGAAGACGGGGTGCAGCATCTCAGTGCCGAAGATGTTTACAAGAAACTGCTGGCCCATCAGGAAGACATCGGCCTGGCCACGGTATATCGCGTGCTGACCCAGTTCGAGGCAGCGGGCATCATCGTCAAGCATAATTTCGAAGGTGGCCAGGCTGTCTACGAACTCGATCGCGGCAAACACCACGACCACATGATTGATGTGGACAGCGGAAAGGTCATCGAGTTCGTCAGCGAGGAAATCGAGCGCTTGCAGCATGAAATTGCGGCCAAGCATGGATACGTGATCGAGGATCACAACCTGGTGCTTTACGTCAGACCGAAACAGCGCCCGCATAAAGGCTGA
- the bamE gene encoding outer membrane protein assembly factor BamE produces the protein MQKLISLLVLAMLALTVAGCQIVYKPDVQQGNLLDKKTVDQLKPGMTKHQVLVLMGTPSVSSPFEQSRWDYVSTYSRRGGAMKVRTFTLTFNNDTLVRTEGDFFAQDAQQLVKDSKKYNAGYPANETEGDKSTSPNDKKNDGGFGQGGNDGH, from the coding sequence ATGCAAAAGCTGATTTCCCTGCTGGTTTTGGCCATGCTGGCGCTTACTGTCGCCGGCTGCCAAATCGTCTACAAACCCGACGTGCAGCAAGGCAACCTGCTGGACAAGAAAACGGTGGATCAGCTCAAGCCCGGCATGACCAAGCATCAGGTGCTGGTATTGATGGGCACGCCCTCCGTCAGCTCGCCGTTCGAGCAGAGTCGTTGGGACTATGTATCGACCTACTCGCGTCGCGGCGGCGCGATGAAAGTGCGTACATTCACCCTGACTTTCAACAACGACACCCTGGTACGTACCGAAGGTGACTTCTTTGCGCAGGATGCCCAGCAACTGGTCAAGGACAGCAAGAAGTACAACGCCGGATACCCCGCCAACGAGACCGAAGGCGACAAGAGCACCTCGCCAAACGACAAGAAGAACGACGGTGGCTTCGGGCAAGGCGGCAACGACGGCCACTGA
- a CDS encoding RnfH family protein, with product MTSAMRPSGFMAERMIHVEVVCAEASQAICRHVEVAEGSTAIQAIEASGILDSLPDGAFDPALLGIFSCKVTADHLLREGDRVEIYRRLLLDPMEARRRRAR from the coding sequence ATGACTTCTGCCATGAGGCCGAGCGGGTTTATGGCTGAGCGCATGATTCACGTGGAAGTCGTCTGCGCCGAAGCCTCTCAGGCGATCTGTCGGCATGTCGAGGTTGCTGAAGGCAGCACGGCGATTCAGGCAATCGAGGCATCAGGTATTCTTGATAGCCTCCCGGACGGCGCGTTCGACCCTGCGCTGCTAGGCATCTTTTCATGCAAGGTCACCGCAGATCACCTGCTGCGCGAGGGCGATCGCGTCGAAATCTATCGACGCCTGCTGCTTGACCCCATGGAAGCTCGCCGCCGCCGCGCCCGTTGA
- a CDS encoding type II toxin-antitoxin system RatA family toxin — MIEIRRSALVKYSPTQMFNLVNEVEAYPKRFSWCAGAEVLERAENVLVARLDLKFAGFRQSFTTRNTIDPPRSLRMDLVDGPFRTLEGVWDFIALGEAGCKIAFALDFDYAGRLGGSALKLGFQGLAGRMVDDFCHEAERVYG; from the coding sequence GTGATCGAAATTCGTCGCAGTGCGCTGGTGAAATACTCGCCGACGCAGATGTTCAACCTGGTCAATGAGGTTGAAGCATACCCAAAGCGCTTCTCCTGGTGTGCCGGCGCCGAAGTTCTGGAGCGTGCAGAGAATGTGCTGGTTGCGCGGCTGGATCTCAAATTTGCGGGTTTTCGGCAAAGTTTCACGACGCGCAACACGATCGACCCGCCACGCAGCCTGCGCATGGATCTGGTGGATGGCCCTTTCCGCACGCTTGAGGGCGTTTGGGACTTCATCGCCCTGGGTGAGGCGGGATGCAAAATCGCCTTCGCGCTGGACTTCGATTACGCCGGTCGGTTAGGCGGCAGCGCATTGAAACTGGGCTTCCAGGGCCTGGCCGGACGCATGGTCGATGACTTCTGCCATGAGGCCGAGCGGGTTTATGGCTGA
- the smpB gene encoding SsrA-binding protein SmpB produces the protein MAKAKDKDKKSGGTIALNKRARFEYHIDERFEAGVALQGWELKALRAGRINFGDSYAVVLKNEVFLVGTSIPPLISASTHVIAEDRRTRKLLLHRKEIDQLVGAVERKGHTLVPTAMYWKGNKVKVEIGLARGKQEHDKRDTEKQRDWQIEKQRTMRSHNRAA, from the coding sequence ATGGCGAAAGCGAAGGACAAGGACAAAAAAAGCGGCGGCACGATCGCGCTGAACAAGCGTGCCCGTTTCGAGTATCACATCGACGAACGCTTCGAAGCCGGCGTCGCCCTGCAGGGCTGGGAACTGAAGGCACTGCGTGCGGGGCGCATCAATTTCGGCGACAGCTATGCGGTCGTGCTGAAGAATGAAGTGTTTCTGGTAGGCACGTCCATCCCGCCGCTCATTAGCGCCTCTACGCATGTCATCGCGGAAGATCGGCGCACCCGCAAGTTGCTCCTGCATCGCAAGGAAATCGATCAACTGGTCGGCGCCGTCGAGCGGAAGGGTCACACCCTGGTGCCGACCGCGATGTATTGGAAAGGCAACAAGGTGAAAGTTGAAATCGGCCTTGCCCGTGGCAAGCAGGAACACGACAAGCGCGACACCGAAAAGCAGCGCGACTGGCAAATCGAAAAGCAGCGCACCATGCGTTCGCACAATCGCGCCGCCTGA